One Corynebacterium yudongzhengii DNA window includes the following coding sequences:
- a CDS encoding GNAT family N-acetyltransferase, with protein MTRNSETSVIHDEENSRYLLQVGEQTAGFAAYRDNKGVRDFNHTVVYPRFRGQGLSGRLIGEALDDTRALGRKVVASCSAVQHFVDKHEGYRDLLA; from the coding sequence ATGACCCGAAACAGTGAGACGTCGGTTATCCACGACGAAGAAAACTCCCGCTACCTGCTGCAGGTAGGGGAGCAGACGGCCGGTTTCGCCGCCTACCGAGACAATAAGGGCGTGCGCGATTTCAACCACACAGTGGTCTACCCGCGTTTTCGCGGTCAAGGTCTGTCGGGGCGGCTTATTGGGGAGGCGCTGGATGATACGCGCGCGTTAGGCCGGAAGGTGGTTGCTTCTTGCTCGGCGGTGCAGCACTTCGTCGATAAGCATGAGGGCTATCGCGACCTGCTGGCCTAA
- the ramA gene encoding acetate metabolism transcriptional regulator RamA, which produces MEAHRMKDDDEAVRSALTSLKTATGIPVTMYGALLPDNRLQISQWIGLRTPALQNLVIEPGSGVGGRVVSTRRAVGVSDYTRANTISHEYDKAIQDESLHSIVAVPVIVRREIRGVLYVGVHSPVRLGDKVIEEVTMTARNLEQDFAVNSAMRRNDGGKANTKSGRVMNGAEWEQVRSTHSKLRMLANRVDDDTLRKELEVLCDQMVSPVRVKQSTKLSARELDVLSCVALGHTNVEAAEEMGIGAETVKSYLRSVMRKLGAHTRYEAVNAARRIGALP; this is translated from the coding sequence ATGGAAGCGCACAGGATGAAGGACGACGACGAGGCTGTCCGTTCCGCTCTGACCTCGCTAAAAACGGCCACCGGAATACCGGTGACCATGTATGGAGCACTACTTCCTGATAATCGCCTGCAAATTAGCCAGTGGATCGGTCTGCGTACGCCCGCGCTACAGAACTTGGTCATCGAACCGGGCTCGGGTGTGGGTGGGCGGGTCGTGAGCACCCGCCGCGCCGTGGGTGTCTCCGATTACACGCGGGCGAACACTATTAGCCATGAGTACGACAAGGCGATCCAAGATGAGTCTCTGCACTCGATCGTCGCGGTGCCGGTGATCGTGCGTCGAGAGATTCGCGGCGTTCTTTACGTCGGCGTGCACTCGCCGGTGCGCTTAGGCGACAAGGTGATCGAAGAGGTCACCATGACCGCCCGTAACCTCGAGCAGGATTTTGCCGTCAACTCCGCTATGCGCCGCAACGATGGCGGCAAGGCCAACACCAAGAGCGGCCGCGTCATGAACGGTGCCGAGTGGGAGCAGGTCCGCTCGACTCATTCGAAGCTGCGGATGCTGGCCAACCGTGTCGACGATGACACCTTGCGCAAGGAGCTCGAGGTCTTGTGTGACCAGATGGTCTCCCCGGTGCGGGTCAAGCAGTCGACCAAGCTGTCTGCCCGCGAGCTCGACGTGCTCTCCTGCGTGGCACTCGGCCACACCAACGTCGAGGCCGCCGAGGAGATGGGCATCGGCGCCGAGACCGTGAAGTCCTACCTGCGTTCCGTCATGCGCAAGCTCGGGGCCCACACGCGCTACGAGGCCGTCAACGCTGCCCGGCGCATCGGCGCGCTTCCCTGA
- the phoU gene encoding phosphate signaling complex protein PhoU, with protein sequence MRTAYRSELDDFAEDLITMCDSVRGAMDMAARALVRGSLQQAEEALSQMDHLEEIRQRCEERAVQLLALEAPVASDLRQVISSIYIVEDFDRMAALSMHIAKAARRQHPNRAIPEFLVDDFSELARLVDDMADKTRQLLVEPDQEIAFILARDDDAVDEVNDRLLTRLTQQDWEGTVQEAVDTALLLRFFERWADHCVNVASRIVFLITGFMPDQIDEDAERDQAEVDIVRRFEDIQHRFAREYRPGSGRDA encoded by the coding sequence ATGCGTACCGCCTACCGTTCCGAGCTCGATGACTTCGCTGAAGACCTAATCACCATGTGTGATTCGGTCCGCGGAGCCATGGATATGGCGGCTCGAGCTCTAGTTCGTGGATCTTTGCAACAGGCCGAGGAGGCCCTGTCGCAGATGGACCACCTCGAAGAGATTCGGCAGCGTTGTGAAGAGCGCGCCGTACAGCTTTTAGCCCTCGAGGCGCCAGTCGCCAGCGATCTCCGCCAGGTGATCTCGTCGATCTATATCGTCGAGGACTTCGACCGCATGGCGGCTCTCAGCATGCACATCGCGAAGGCCGCCCGGCGCCAGCACCCGAACCGGGCCATCCCGGAGTTTCTGGTCGACGATTTCTCCGAACTCGCCCGCCTGGTCGATGACATGGCGGATAAGACCCGCCAGCTGCTCGTGGAGCCGGACCAGGAGATCGCGTTCATCCTGGCGCGCGATGACGATGCGGTCGACGAGGTCAACGACCGCCTGCTGACCCGCCTGACGCAGCAGGACTGGGAGGGAACGGTCCAGGAGGCCGTCGATACGGCCCTGCTGCTGCGTTTCTTCGAGCGCTGGGCGGATCACTGCGTGAACGTCGCCTCCCGCATCGTCTTCCTCATCACCGGTTTCATGCCGGACCAGATCGACGAGGATGCCGAGCGGGACCAGGCCGAGGTGGATATCGTACGCCGCTTCGAAGACATCCAGCACCGTTTCGCCCGCGAGTACCGCCCCGGCTCCGGCCGCGACGCTTAA
- the murA gene encoding UDP-N-acetylglucosamine 1-carboxyvinyltransferase codes for MKERFRVSGGARLQGVVKVDGAKNSVLKLMAAALLAEGTTTLNNCPEILDVPLMQKVLEGLGCEVQLDGPTVRITTPKKISGNADFEAVRQFRASVAVLGPLTARCGKATVALPGGDAIGSRPLDMHQSGLEKMGATTRIHHGAVVAEAEQLHGAKIKLDFPSVGATENILTAAVLAEGTTILDNAAREPEITDLCEMLIAMGAKIEGAGTSTLVIEGQKELHPTEHNVVGDRIVAGTWAYAAAMTRGEVTVGGIAPRHLHLALEKLKLAGADVETYDNGFRVRMDKRPEAVDYQTLPFPGFPTDLQPMAIGIAAIAQGTSVITENVFESRFRFVDEMQRLGADCSIDGHHVAIRGKETLSSTDVWSSDIRAGAGLVLAGLVAEGETNVHDVYHIDRGYPQFVEKLRSLGADIERVAD; via the coding sequence GTGAAGGAACGATTTCGAGTCAGCGGGGGTGCCCGCCTGCAGGGTGTCGTCAAGGTGGACGGCGCGAAGAATAGCGTCCTGAAGCTCATGGCGGCAGCACTGCTGGCCGAGGGCACGACCACGCTCAACAACTGCCCGGAGATTCTCGACGTCCCCTTGATGCAAAAGGTCCTCGAGGGCTTAGGCTGTGAGGTCCAGCTCGACGGCCCGACCGTGCGCATCACCACCCCTAAGAAGATCAGCGGCAACGCCGACTTTGAGGCCGTGCGCCAGTTCCGTGCGTCCGTCGCTGTGCTCGGCCCGCTGACCGCGCGCTGCGGCAAGGCGACGGTGGCGCTGCCGGGAGGCGACGCTATCGGTTCCCGCCCCTTAGATATGCACCAGTCGGGCCTCGAGAAAATGGGCGCGACTACCCGCATCCACCACGGCGCGGTCGTAGCGGAAGCTGAGCAGCTGCACGGAGCGAAGATCAAGCTCGACTTCCCCTCGGTCGGCGCGACCGAGAACATCCTGACCGCCGCGGTGCTCGCCGAAGGCACGACGATCCTCGACAACGCCGCCCGTGAGCCCGAGATCACCGATCTGTGTGAGATGCTTATCGCAATGGGCGCGAAGATCGAAGGTGCCGGCACATCAACCCTGGTCATCGAAGGCCAAAAAGAGTTGCACCCCACCGAGCACAACGTGGTCGGGGACCGTATCGTCGCCGGCACATGGGCGTACGCGGCGGCGATGACGCGCGGCGAAGTCACCGTCGGCGGCATCGCGCCACGCCACCTGCACCTAGCACTCGAGAAGCTCAAGCTGGCGGGCGCGGACGTCGAAACCTACGACAACGGCTTCCGCGTGCGCATGGACAAGCGCCCCGAGGCTGTCGATTATCAGACGCTGCCGTTCCCCGGCTTTCCGACGGACCTGCAACCCATGGCCATCGGCATCGCCGCCATCGCGCAGGGCACTAGCGTGATTACGGAAAATGTTTTCGAGTCGCGCTTCCGCTTCGTCGACGAAATGCAGCGCCTCGGTGCCGATTGCTCCATCGATGGTCATCATGTGGCGATCCGTGGCAAAGAAACCCTGTCGTCGACCGACGTCTGGAGCTCCGACATCCGTGCTGGCGCCGGCCTGGTCCTCGCCGGTCTGGTCGCCGAAGGTGAGACCAACGTTCACGACGTCTATCACATCGACCGCGGCTACCCGCAGTTCGTGGAAAAGCTGCGCAGTCTCGGCGCCGACATCGAGCGGGTGGCTGACTAG
- a CDS encoding acyl-CoA dehydrogenase family protein yields the protein MLPSITAARHPLIDATTHVDSLKSLRASGVLAAHVPERLGGPELPASAIAEITRVLATVDGSLAQIPQSHFVFTRWLLAGEHPEEESLWARRLVDGALVANAQAETDPVVLDKGLISGTKRWSTGSIYADYLAITARRPGEDGQSLAAFVPIDAEGVRIVDDWRGLGQAATGSGTVDLDAVKVERLYDRARALAMPGYGAFAQLLHAAIDVGIMQAAVERVVKAGVATDRLVNHQTGELVQRTWVAAAALQQAAAEVDRLFLSAGDPHRGALAVAAAKSWIAEASVDVTSRIYELLGAASATTTSGVDRYWRDTRTHTLHDKRREKLEILGRAALSGEPPELGTRL from the coding sequence TTGCTTCCTAGTATCACCGCCGCACGTCACCCGCTTATCGACGCCACCACCCACGTCGACAGCCTCAAAAGCCTCCGCGCCTCCGGGGTGCTTGCCGCCCACGTACCCGAGCGCCTGGGCGGGCCCGAGCTGCCGGCCTCCGCGATCGCCGAGATCACCCGCGTGTTGGCCACGGTCGATGGCTCGCTGGCGCAGATTCCGCAGAGCCATTTCGTGTTTACCCGGTGGCTGTTAGCTGGTGAGCATCCAGAAGAAGAATCCTTATGGGCACGACGGCTTGTCGACGGTGCCCTAGTGGCCAACGCGCAGGCGGAGACCGACCCGGTGGTGCTCGATAAGGGACTGATCAGTGGGACAAAGCGCTGGTCTACCGGCTCGATCTATGCCGACTACCTGGCCATTACCGCCCGCAGGCCGGGCGAAGACGGACAATCCCTCGCGGCGTTCGTGCCGATAGATGCAGAGGGGGTGCGCATTGTCGACGACTGGCGGGGCCTGGGGCAAGCGGCGACGGGATCTGGCACCGTGGACCTGGATGCGGTGAAGGTAGAGCGCCTCTACGACCGCGCGCGTGCCCTCGCCATGCCGGGATACGGGGCGTTCGCGCAGCTTCTGCACGCCGCGATCGATGTCGGGATCATGCAGGCGGCGGTGGAGCGGGTGGTGAAGGCCGGTGTCGCAACCGACCGGCTGGTGAACCACCAGACCGGAGAGCTGGTGCAACGCACCTGGGTGGCCGCCGCGGCGCTACAGCAGGCCGCCGCGGAAGTTGATCGTCTCTTTCTGAGTGCGGGCGATCCTCATCGTGGGGCACTGGCCGTGGCGGCGGCGAAGTCCTGGATCGCTGAAGCCTCGGTCGACGTCACCTCGCGGATCTACGAGCTGCTCGGCGCGGCGAGTGCGACGACCACCAGTGGGGTGGATCGCTATTGGCGCGACACGCGTACCCACACCCTGCACGACAAGCGGCGCGAGAAGCTCGAGATTCTAGGGCGTGCGGCCTTAAGCGGTGAGCCGCCGGAGCTGGGCACAAGACTCTAG
- the cysK gene encoding cysteine synthase A: MAKIYDNVTDLIGGTPLVKLNELPEAEGAKATILGKLEFYNPANSVKDRIGKAIIDAAEESGELKPGGTIVEATSGNTGIALAMVGAARGYNVVLTMPETMSNERRVLLRAYGAEIVLTPGTAGMQGAVDKANEIIAERDNAVLARQFANEANRRIHYKTTGPEIWEDTDGNVDILVAGIGTGGTISGAGKYLKEQKSDVKAIGVEPAASPLLTEGKAGPHKIQGLGANFIPEVLDRGILDEVLAISNEEAVATSRKLATADAVLGGISTGANVRAALEVAKREENEGKTIVVIIPDFGERYVSTILYEDIRD; this comes from the coding sequence ATGGCGAAGATCTACGACAATGTCACCGATCTCATCGGCGGTACCCCGCTAGTCAAGCTCAACGAGCTCCCGGAAGCCGAGGGCGCGAAGGCCACCATTCTGGGCAAGCTGGAGTTCTACAACCCGGCCAACTCGGTCAAGGACCGCATCGGTAAGGCCATCATCGACGCCGCCGAGGAGTCCGGTGAGCTGAAGCCGGGCGGCACCATCGTCGAGGCCACCTCCGGCAACACCGGCATCGCTCTGGCTATGGTCGGCGCGGCCCGCGGCTACAACGTCGTCCTGACGATGCCGGAGACCATGTCCAACGAGCGTCGCGTCCTGCTGCGCGCCTACGGCGCCGAGATCGTCTTGACCCCGGGCACCGCCGGCATGCAGGGTGCCGTCGACAAGGCCAACGAGATCATCGCCGAGCGCGACAACGCCGTGCTCGCCCGCCAGTTCGCCAACGAGGCCAACCGCCGCATCCACTACAAGACCACCGGCCCGGAGATCTGGGAGGACACCGACGGCAACGTCGACATCCTCGTCGCCGGCATCGGCACCGGCGGCACCATCTCGGGCGCTGGCAAGTACCTGAAGGAGCAGAAGTCCGACGTCAAGGCCATCGGCGTCGAGCCGGCCGCCTCCCCGCTGCTGACCGAGGGCAAGGCTGGCCCGCACAAGATCCAGGGCCTGGGCGCCAACTTCATCCCGGAGGTGCTGGACCGCGGCATCCTCGACGAGGTCCTGGCTATCTCCAACGAAGAGGCCGTCGCCACCTCCCGCAAGCTGGCCACCGCTGACGCCGTGCTGGGCGGCATCTCCACCGGCGCGAACGTCCGTGCTGCCCTCGAGGTAGCCAAGCGTGAGGAGAACGAGGGTAAGACCATCGTCGTCATCATCCCGGACTTCGGTGAGCGCTACGTCTCCACCATCCTGTACGAGGACATCCGCGACTAG
- a CDS encoding metal-sensitive transcriptional regulator — translation MSTPSPDAQDQCHDAGDGFHRPGYHEDKKRYLARLKRIEGQTRGIHRMIAEDEYCIDILTQVAAVNSALENVALALLEDHLSHCMRDAAANDGELAEDKITEAMAAVRRMVKS, via the coding sequence ATCTCCACTCCCAGCCCCGACGCGCAGGATCAGTGCCATGATGCGGGCGATGGCTTTCACCGCCCCGGCTACCACGAGGACAAGAAGCGCTATCTTGCGCGCCTGAAACGCATCGAGGGCCAAACCCGAGGCATTCACCGGATGATCGCTGAGGACGAGTACTGCATCGACATCCTCACCCAGGTCGCCGCTGTGAACTCTGCGCTGGAAAATGTTGCGCTGGCGCTGCTCGAGGATCATCTGTCGCACTGCATGCGCGACGCCGCCGCCAACGATGGCGAGCTCGCCGAGGACAAGATCACCGAAGCCATGGCCGCCGTGCGGCGGATGGTGAAGTCTTAG
- the pstA gene encoding phosphate ABC transporter permease PstA, whose protein sequence is MSTSVSADNKKISGKQATFTDIAGSRKLTNNIATGLVWFTMIIAMVPLVWVLWTVIAQGLPNVLSVEWWTEDQGGLPTFLEGGGALHAIVGTIQQTFVAAVFSVPIGIFTAIYLVEYSRGDRLGRITTFMVDILSGVPSIVAALFVYAFWITSLGFNRSGFAVTLSLILLMLPLVVRNTEEMLRVVPMDLREASYALGVPKWKTIARIVLPTALSGIVTGIMLAIARVMGESAPVLILVGSTSSLNFDMFNGPQSSLPLMMLDMYKSGTQDPILDKLWGAAFTLVLMIAVLNIIARIIAEKFSVKK, encoded by the coding sequence ATGTCTACTTCCGTTAGCGCTGACAACAAGAAGATCTCCGGCAAGCAAGCGACTTTCACCGACATTGCCGGCAGCCGCAAACTGACCAACAACATCGCCACCGGGCTGGTCTGGTTCACGATGATCATCGCCATGGTCCCGCTCGTGTGGGTGCTGTGGACCGTGATCGCCCAGGGTCTGCCCAACGTGCTCAGCGTGGAGTGGTGGACCGAGGACCAGGGTGGCCTGCCTACCTTCCTAGAGGGCGGCGGAGCCCTGCACGCGATCGTCGGCACCATCCAGCAGACCTTCGTCGCCGCCGTGTTCTCCGTGCCGATCGGTATCTTCACTGCCATTTACCTTGTGGAGTACTCCCGCGGTGACCGCCTCGGCCGCATCACCACCTTCATGGTGGACATTCTCTCCGGTGTCCCCTCCATCGTCGCGGCCCTGTTCGTCTACGCCTTCTGGATCACCTCGCTCGGCTTCAACCGCTCCGGCTTCGCCGTGACTCTGTCGCTGATCCTGCTGATGCTCCCGCTGGTGGTCCGCAACACCGAGGAGATGCTCCGCGTCGTCCCGATGGATCTGCGCGAGGCCTCCTACGCCCTGGGTGTGCCGAAGTGGAAGACCATCGCTCGCATCGTCCTGCCGACCGCCCTATCCGGCATCGTCACCGGCATCATGTTGGCCATCGCCCGCGTCATGGGTGAGTCCGCGCCGGTGCTCATCCTGGTCGGCTCGACCAGCTCGTTGAACTTCGACATGTTCAACGGCCCGCAGTCCTCGCTTCCGCTGATGATGCTGGACATGTACAAGTCCGGTACCCAGGATCCGATCCTCGACAAGCTGTGGGGTGCCGCCTTCACGCTGGTTCTGATGATCGCCGTCCTCAACATCATCGCCCGCATCATCGCCGAGAAGTTCTCGGTCAAGAAGTAA
- the pstB gene encoding phosphate ABC transporter ATP-binding protein PstB has translation MTSKLILNDVDIYYGDFHAVQNVNLDIPSQAVTAFIGPSGCGKSTVLRTLNRMHEVIPGAYVTGEVKLDGQDIYAKNVDPVSVRNTIGMVFQKANPFPTMSIEDNVVAGLKLSGVKNKKKLKEVAERSLRGANLWEEVKDRLDKPGGGLSGGQQQRLCIARAIAVEPEVLLMDEPCSALDPISTLAIEDLIHELKNDFTIVIVTHNMQQAARVSDKTAFYSLEATGKPGKLVEFNDTKKLFENPDQKETEDYIAGRFG, from the coding sequence ATGACCAGCAAGCTCATCCTCAACGATGTCGACATCTACTACGGCGACTTCCACGCTGTGCAGAACGTCAACCTCGACATCCCCTCGCAGGCGGTGACCGCGTTCATCGGCCCCTCCGGCTGCGGCAAGTCCACCGTGCTGCGCACCCTCAACCGCATGCACGAGGTCATCCCCGGCGCCTACGTCACCGGCGAAGTCAAGCTCGACGGCCAGGACATCTACGCCAAGAACGTCGACCCGGTCTCCGTCCGCAACACCATCGGCATGGTCTTCCAGAAGGCCAACCCATTCCCGACCATGTCCATCGAGGACAACGTCGTCGCCGGCCTCAAGCTCTCCGGCGTGAAGAACAAGAAGAAGCTCAAGGAGGTCGCCGAGCGCTCCCTGCGTGGCGCGAACCTCTGGGAGGAGGTCAAGGACCGCCTCGACAAGCCGGGCGGCGGCCTCTCCGGTGGTCAGCAGCAGCGTCTGTGCATCGCCCGCGCCATCGCCGTCGAGCCTGAGGTCCTGCTCATGGACGAGCCCTGCTCGGCCCTGGACCCGATCTCTACGCTCGCCATCGAGGACCTCATCCACGAACTGAAGAACGACTTCACCATCGTGATCGTGACCCACAACATGCAGCAGGCGGCGCGCGTGTCCGACAAGACCGCCTTCTACAGCCTCGAGGCCACCGGTAAGCCGGGCAAGCTCGTCGAGTTCAACGACACCAAGAAGCTCTTCGAGAACCCGGACCAGAAGGAAACCGAGGACTACATCGCCGGCCGCTTCGGCTAG
- the dusB gene encoding tRNA dihydrouridine synthase DusB: protein MNPSAPHARKQLTIGNLTVDSPVVLAPMAGVTNVAFRTLCREQELQRTGTVSGLYVCEMITARALVERNEKTLHMTTFGPAEDVRSMQLYTVDPDYTYRAARMIAEENIADHIDLNFGCAVPKITRRGGGAAIPYKRRLFGSIISAAVRGVEGTDIPVTAKFRIGIDDEHPTHLDAGRIAAEEGAAAVTLHARTAAQRYSGQADFDAIRALVEHLEPTGIPVLGNGDIFAASDARTMMDATGCHGVVVGRGCLGRPWLFAALGAELRGEPLPDEPTLGEVTRVILRHCELLAEHMGEDHACRDMRKHMGWYMRGFPVGGEVRAELTKIRSLADLRERLAPFADSDARADAADAPRGRQGSPAKVVLPEGWLADPEDDATVLSGGDALHNGG, encoded by the coding sequence ATGAATCCTTCCGCTCCCCACGCGCGCAAGCAATTGACCATCGGCAACCTCACGGTGGATTCTCCCGTCGTGCTCGCGCCCATGGCGGGAGTGACGAACGTGGCGTTTCGCACCCTGTGCCGGGAGCAGGAGCTGCAGCGCACGGGCACCGTCTCGGGGCTTTATGTCTGCGAGATGATCACGGCGCGCGCACTCGTCGAGCGCAACGAGAAGACGCTGCACATGACCACCTTCGGCCCTGCCGAGGACGTGCGTTCCATGCAGCTGTACACGGTCGATCCGGACTACACCTACCGCGCAGCCCGCATGATCGCCGAGGAGAACATCGCCGATCACATCGACCTCAACTTCGGCTGCGCGGTGCCGAAGATCACCCGCCGAGGCGGCGGCGCGGCCATCCCCTATAAGCGGCGCCTGTTCGGTTCCATCATCAGCGCCGCCGTGCGCGGGGTGGAGGGCACAGACATCCCCGTCACCGCCAAGTTCCGCATTGGTATCGACGACGAGCACCCCACCCACCTCGACGCCGGCCGCATCGCCGCCGAGGAGGGCGCCGCCGCGGTCACGCTGCACGCCCGTACCGCCGCGCAGCGTTATTCCGGGCAGGCGGATTTCGACGCCATCCGCGCGCTCGTCGAGCACCTCGAACCCACCGGCATCCCGGTGCTCGGCAACGGTGACATCTTCGCCGCCTCGGACGCCCGCACGATGATGGATGCCACGGGGTGCCACGGCGTCGTCGTCGGCCGGGGGTGCTTGGGCCGGCCGTGGCTTTTCGCCGCCCTCGGTGCCGAGCTCCGCGGCGAGCCACTTCCCGACGAGCCCACCCTCGGCGAAGTCACCCGCGTCATCCTGCGCCACTGCGAGCTGCTCGCCGAGCACATGGGCGAAGACCACGCCTGCCGGGACATGCGCAAGCACATGGGATGGTACATGCGCGGCTTCCCCGTCGGCGGTGAGGTCCGCGCCGAGCTGACGAAGATCCGCAGCCTCGCCGACCTCCGCGAGCGCCTCGCGCCTTTCGCGGACTCCGATGCGCGTGCCGACGCCGCCGACGCCCCCCGCGGCCGGCAGGGATCGCCGGCCAAGGTCGTACTTCCGGAGGGCTGGCTCGCCGACCCCGAAGACGACGCCACCGTGCTCTCCGGTGGTGACGCTTTGCACAACGGGGGTTAG
- a CDS encoding ClbS/DfsB family four-helix bundle protein, whose amino-acid sequence MKTYESGAELAAEVAKRGGLFIGEFADVADDDWDLLVEGVDRTPRQMIAYQLGWLQLLLGWERDEQAGIDVVTPAPGFKWDQLGGLYAQFYQRWEKVPAKELVDQFRVLLGEIIQMVEGFTEAELFEPHQRAWASSTPSAWPVWKWVHINTVAPFTTFRTKIRKFKKLTAAG is encoded by the coding sequence GTGAAAACCTATGAGTCTGGGGCTGAGCTCGCCGCGGAGGTCGCCAAGCGGGGCGGTCTTTTCATCGGCGAGTTCGCAGACGTTGCTGATGACGATTGGGATCTGCTGGTCGAAGGCGTTGACCGAACGCCTCGCCAAATGATCGCTTACCAGCTTGGCTGGCTCCAGCTGCTGCTCGGCTGGGAACGTGACGAACAGGCAGGCATCGATGTGGTCACTCCCGCCCCAGGATTCAAGTGGGATCAACTGGGTGGCCTGTATGCACAGTTTTATCAACGCTGGGAGAAAGTGCCAGCTAAAGAACTGGTTGACCAGTTCAGGGTTTTGCTCGGGGAAATCATCCAGATGGTTGAGGGATTCACTGAGGCGGAGCTATTTGAGCCGCACCAGCGCGCGTGGGCGTCTTCTACACCGTCGGCATGGCCAGTATGGAAGTGGGTGCATATCAACACCGTGGCACCGTTTACTACTTTCCGCACCAAGATCAGGAAATTCAAGAAACTGACTGCCGCCGGATGA
- the epsC gene encoding serine O-acetyltransferase EpsC — MNIVQLIREDLRNARAHDPAARGDVENAIVYSGLHAIWLHRINHALWKRGIKAPARIGAQIARALTGIEIHPGATIGRRFFIDHGMGIVIGETAEIGDGVMLYHGVTLGGQVLTQTKRHPTLGNNVTIGAGAKILGPVVIGDGSAVGANAVVTKDVPADHIATGVPAKARPRKKSEQAKLVDPDSYVDPGNYVI; from the coding sequence ATGAATATCGTGCAGCTGATCCGGGAAGATTTGCGTAACGCCCGCGCTCATGATCCCGCCGCCCGCGGCGACGTCGAGAACGCCATCGTCTACTCGGGTCTGCATGCGATCTGGCTGCACCGTATCAACCACGCCCTGTGGAAACGCGGCATCAAGGCTCCGGCACGCATCGGCGCACAGATCGCCCGCGCCCTGACCGGCATCGAGATCCACCCCGGCGCGACCATCGGGCGTCGCTTCTTCATCGACCACGGCATGGGCATCGTTATCGGCGAGACCGCCGAGATCGGCGACGGCGTCATGCTCTACCACGGCGTGACCCTCGGCGGGCAGGTGCTCACACAGACTAAACGCCACCCCACCTTGGGCAACAACGTGACCATCGGCGCCGGTGCGAAGATTCTGGGGCCCGTCGTCATCGGCGACGGCTCGGCGGTGGGCGCGAACGCCGTCGTGACCAAGGATGTGCCCGCCGACCACATCGCCACCGGCGTTCCCGCCAAGGCCCGCCCGCGCAAAAAGAGCGAGCAGGCCAAGCTCGTCGACCCGGACTCCTATGTCGATCCGGGCAACTACGTCATTTAG